In a genomic window of Neisseria flavescens:
- a CDS encoding STAS/SEC14 domain-containing protein, with translation MISIREQSYGLNVALYNEFTLDDFRQLEEALLAAKQKVHLPDILLDLSMLKDFTIDMAVEQIKFLNQHETDFGRVAVITDDIWIKLGARLSSLLTNQHPKYFSDAAEAQAWLLASNLK, from the coding sequence ATGATTTCCATCCGCGAACAATCTTACGGCTTAAACGTAGCGCTGTACAACGAGTTCACTTTGGACGATTTCCGCCAATTGGAAGAAGCCTTGTTGGCTGCAAAACAAAAAGTTCATCTGCCCGACATCCTGTTGGACTTGTCCATGCTGAAAGACTTCACCATCGATATGGCGGTCGAGCAAATCAAATTCCTCAACCAACACGAAACCGACTTCGGCCGCGTTGCCGTCATTACCGACGACATCTGGATCAAACTCGGTGCGCGCCTGTCCAGCCTCTTGACCAACCAACATCCCAAATATTTCAGCGACGCTGCCGAAGCACAAGCTTGGTTGTTGGCAAGCAATTTAAAATAA
- a CDS encoding DUF4178 domain-containing protein, translating into MSQTPFFKTDCPSCGAPVEAHSASAVTLVCGYCNSMLVRQDNGVVDSGRDSALLEDFSPLQIGTSGTFVAQRFTLVGRLQVQYDDGAWNEWYALFDDGRAGWLSEAGDLYVMTMPVEVDNPPKFEDTRAGFSELTFQDKHYIASDVRKISLKRAAAQGELPFVLKEDTENRVSDWRCENLFITLDYNNTTPEAFFGRMVNLDDLKLENKRHEDEIKESAGRLKGSIASENCPNCGSSVHWVNGLTSHLNCPSCSSELTVGKDKAELITANAMRTAQQSLFTLPIGSKGRLKKREFYVMGAVIYAETDAQETFDNLFSGANRTLTPEGQWLEYLLYNPTQGFLWLVESDDGWSLSQTQNTWPRLDRNRQPQGCGKLYDYGGKVEVAAGAFYWRIRSGDLNYYSDYRDGQNRKLSAELNTHEMAWSKSVPVDYSEIAEAFSLSSRALHYTAKMAADGIDKSLRIIMTAILVVVNLPALMMDGNSADPFVVIIGAWLLWTMGKEDGDED; encoded by the coding sequence ATGTCTCAAACTCCTTTCTTCAAAACCGACTGCCCAAGCTGCGGCGCACCTGTCGAAGCGCATTCTGCTTCTGCTGTGACGCTGGTGTGCGGCTATTGCAACAGCATGCTGGTGCGGCAAGATAACGGCGTTGTCGACTCCGGCCGCGATTCCGCATTGCTGGAAGATTTTAGTCCGCTGCAAATCGGAACCAGCGGCACATTTGTCGCGCAACGCTTTACCTTGGTCGGACGGCTTCAGGTGCAATACGACGATGGTGCGTGGAATGAATGGTATGCGCTATTTGACGACGGCAGGGCCGGGTGGCTTTCTGAGGCGGGCGATTTGTATGTGATGACCATGCCGGTCGAAGTCGATAATCCGCCGAAATTTGAAGACACGCGAGCCGGATTTAGCGAGCTGACTTTTCAAGATAAGCACTATATTGCCTCGGATGTTCGCAAAATCAGTTTGAAACGCGCCGCCGCGCAGGGCGAATTGCCGTTTGTTTTGAAAGAGGATACAGAAAATCGGGTTTCCGACTGGCGTTGCGAAAACCTTTTCATCACGCTCGATTACAACAACACAACACCCGAAGCCTTCTTCGGTCGGATGGTAAACCTAGATGATTTGAAGCTGGAAAACAAGCGCCACGAAGATGAAATTAAAGAAAGCGCAGGCCGTCTGAAAGGCAGCATCGCCTCTGAGAACTGCCCCAACTGCGGCTCGTCCGTCCACTGGGTCAACGGCCTCACCTCCCATCTCAACTGCCCAAGCTGCAGCAGCGAATTGACAGTCGGCAAAGATAAAGCGGAACTCATTACTGCCAACGCCATGCGCACGGCGCAGCAAAGCCTGTTTACCCTGCCCATCGGTTCGAAAGGTCGTCTAAAAAAACGCGAATTTTACGTTATGGGAGCGGTCATATACGCCGAAACCGACGCACAGGAAACATTCGACAACCTGTTCAGCGGCGCCAACCGCACGCTCACGCCCGAGGGCCAATGGTTGGAATATCTGCTTTACAACCCGACGCAAGGTTTCCTGTGGCTGGTCGAATCAGATGACGGCTGGAGCCTTTCCCAAACCCAAAACACATGGCCGCGACTCGACCGAAACCGCCAACCGCAAGGCTGCGGCAAACTTTACGACTACGGCGGCAAAGTCGAAGTCGCGGCCGGCGCGTTCTACTGGCGCATCCGCAGCGGCGATTTGAACTATTACAGCGACTACCGCGACGGACAAAACCGAAAACTTTCTGCCGAATTGAACACTCACGAAATGGCATGGAGCAAAAGCGTGCCGGTTGATTACAGCGAAATTGCCGAGGCATTTAGTCTGAGCAGCCGCGCACTGCATTACACCGCAAAAATGGCGGCAGACGGTATTGATAAATCACTGAGAATCATCATGACCGCCATCTTGGTTGTCGTCAACCTTCCCGCCCTTATGATGGACGGCAATTCTGCCGACCCCTTCGTGGTCATTATAGGAGCCTGGTTGCTGTGGACTATGGGCAAAGAAGACGGGGACGAGGATTAA
- a CDS encoding isochorismatase family protein encodes MNPKNTLCLIVDIQERLLPALSGVDEMLERCRLLIQGLTALGVPFAVTEQYPKGLGNTVSAVSLLLPEGTPVVEKTRFSAFLPEIREILRKNDIKHIILVGAEAHICMLQTALDLKAQGYAVSLPFECTTSRTTTNRDNGLAQMSRQGIIISNVESILFQLLGDAKHPAFKTISKLIQ; translated from the coding sequence ATGAACCCCAAAAATACGCTTTGTCTGATTGTCGATATTCAAGAACGCCTGCTGCCCGCCCTTTCCGGCGTGGACGAAATGTTGGAACGCTGCCGCCTGCTGATTCAAGGTTTGACGGCTTTGGGCGTACCCTTTGCCGTAACCGAACAATATCCGAAAGGTTTGGGCAACACCGTATCCGCCGTATCGCTGCTGTTGCCCGAAGGCACGCCTGTTGTCGAGAAAACCCGATTCTCGGCTTTTTTGCCCGAAATTCGGGAAATCTTACGCAAAAACGACATCAAACACATTATTTTGGTGGGTGCGGAAGCGCATATCTGTATGCTTCAGACGGCCTTGGATTTGAAGGCGCAAGGTTACGCCGTATCCCTGCCTTTTGAATGCACCACCTCGCGCACAACGACCAACCGCGACAATGGGTTGGCGCAAATGAGCCGTCAGGGCATTATCATTTCCAATGTCGAAAGTATCTTGTTCCAACTGCTCGGCGATGCCAAACATCCGGCCTTTAAGACTATCTCCAAACTGATTCAATAA
- a CDS encoding CPBP family glutamic-type intramembrane protease, with amino-acid sequence MSILAAIRPKEPLRHLRWFDMLIVTAILFGQFAYRSTQLYIASLMPQVETAAVTEEVRDTAVTGVAYSENMNLQLTLLAIALIYLIIRRFDFKQLPIRFNLGVLFWTPVIFILMGLTADAVTSLSGGYNYFTTEIFQYIKPLSIFDKFAALAPMAILYGLLNGFYEEFCFLGLLTCVEDKYKWQVLAYSTLVRVSFHTYQGMLWATVIGVVFGLMYYFFYKYKVKNLLPFFLVHALADIFGSGFIYLICA; translated from the coding sequence ATGAGCATACTCGCCGCTATCCGCCCTAAAGAGCCTTTGCGCCATCTGCGCTGGTTTGACATGCTGATTGTTACCGCCATCCTGTTCGGTCAATTTGCCTACCGTTCTACCCAACTTTATATTGCCAGCCTGATGCCGCAAGTGGAAACGGCCGCAGTTACCGAAGAAGTACGTGATACTGCGGTAACCGGTGTGGCTTATTCGGAAAACATGAACCTGCAGTTGACGCTGCTTGCTATTGCTTTGATTTACCTCATTATCCGCCGTTTCGACTTCAAACAGTTGCCGATTCGCTTTAATTTAGGCGTATTGTTTTGGACGCCTGTGATTTTTATCCTGATGGGTCTGACCGCCGATGCGGTAACTTCATTAAGCGGCGGCTACAATTATTTCACTACTGAAATCTTCCAATACATCAAGCCATTATCCATTTTCGACAAATTCGCCGCCCTTGCGCCGATGGCCATCCTCTACGGCCTTTTAAACGGCTTTTACGAAGAATTCTGCTTCCTCGGCCTTTTAACCTGCGTGGAAGACAAATACAAATGGCAGGTATTGGCCTATTCGACCTTGGTGCGCGTCTCCTTCCATACTTACCAAGGCATGCTTTGGGCGACCGTTATCGGCGTTGTTTTCGGCTTGATGTACTACTTCTTCTACAAATACAAAGTCAAAAACCTGTTGCCGTTTTTCCTGGTTCACGCCTTGGCAGATATCTTCGGTTCCGGCTTCATCTATTTGATTTGCGCTTAA
- a CDS encoding DMT family transporter: METVRKDPLGSAWAVIAALSFTVMNLSVKAASTHFGFSSGELVFWRMLVSTLFLGIMAKVQGNTFSTPHWKTHLNRSVIGTLAMMCTLYSVIHLPLATGVTLNYTSSIWLAIFSFFILKERITLYTQAILVMGFIGVILLLNPSFQGGQEFAALVSLAGGAMSGWAYLQVRELSLLGEPGWRVVFYLSLTGLIMSAIWSCFTGWHPLTVSSLPYLAGIGISAMIAQLAMTRAYKVGKKFTVASLSYLTVVFSALSGVLLFGDKITWQEAAGMVIIVAGGVFSSFTPASIKKFLMKQ; this comes from the coding sequence ATGGAAACCGTCAGAAAAGATCCGCTCGGCTCGGCATGGGCGGTTATTGCCGCACTCAGCTTTACCGTCATGAACCTCTCCGTCAAAGCCGCCTCTACACATTTCGGCTTTTCCAGCGGCGAGCTGGTCTTTTGGCGCATGCTGGTCTCCACCCTGTTCTTAGGCATCATGGCCAAAGTGCAAGGCAACACATTTTCCACGCCGCATTGGAAAACACATCTCAACCGCAGCGTCATCGGCACGCTTGCCATGATGTGCACGCTTTATTCCGTCATACATCTGCCGCTGGCAACAGGCGTCACGCTCAACTACACCTCCTCCATCTGGCTTGCCATCTTTTCATTTTTCATTTTAAAAGAACGAATTACGCTTTATACCCAAGCCATTTTGGTTATGGGCTTTATCGGCGTTATCCTGTTGCTCAATCCATCTTTTCAAGGCGGACAGGAATTTGCCGCACTGGTCAGTTTGGCAGGCGGCGCCATGTCAGGCTGGGCGTATTTGCAAGTGCGCGAACTCTCGCTTTTGGGCGAACCGGGCTGGCGCGTGGTGTTTTATCTGTCGCTTACCGGCCTGATTATGTCCGCTATTTGGAGCTGCTTTACCGGCTGGCATCCGCTGACCGTGTCTTCCCTGCCCTATCTGGCCGGCATCGGCATCTCCGCCATGATTGCCCAACTTGCCATGACCCGCGCCTACAAGGTCGGCAAGAAATTTACCGTTGCCTCGCTTTCCTACCTGACCGTCGTTTTCTCCGCCCTGTCCGGCGTACTGCTTTTCGGCGATAAAATCACTTGGCAGGAAGCTGCCGGCATGGTTATCATTGTTGCAGGCGGCGTGTTCAGCAGTTTTACTCCGGCCTCAATCAAAAAATTTCTGATGAAGCAATAA
- the speD gene encoding adenosylmethionine decarboxylase, translating into MTHAPGNHGLLDLYGCDKAILKDEGRLKTALVAAAQAAEATILTEHFHTFGGVGGVTGVLLLAESHISIHTWPEHRFAAIDAFICGGMKLEKVKEILCRELVAERAVWTVAQRGEGILDDIQPAVEQ; encoded by the coding sequence ATGACCCATGCCCCCGGTAATCATGGTCTATTGGACTTATATGGCTGCGATAAAGCCATCTTAAAAGATGAAGGCCGTCTGAAAACCGCTTTGGTAGCTGCCGCACAGGCAGCAGAAGCCACCATATTAACCGAACACTTCCACACATTCGGTGGCGTAGGCGGCGTAACCGGAGTTTTACTGCTCGCCGAGTCCCACATCAGTATCCACACTTGGCCGGAACACCGTTTTGCCGCCATTGACGCATTTATTTGCGGCGGTATGAAATTGGAAAAAGTGAAGGAAATCTTGTGCAGGGAGTTGGTGGCAGAAAGGGCTGTTTGGACGGTTGCACAACGTGGCGAAGGTATACTGGACGATATACAACCAGCGGTTGAACAATAA
- a CDS encoding NAD(P)-binding protein — protein MLTRRQFLSYTAALSAASAFSWQTYKYLNRKPPVSINRVGLPLGHLLRDGELLQAPTRRYECNTLILGGGAAGLGALWYLAKHNHCDVLLAEGFERNGNNAAYTSSDGLKAPSGAHYLALPSKESVYVREMLADFGILQPDGSFRETDLVYAPESRLLYQDKWVEHLLPKEDADSKRFFDLIGRLKQAYGDDGKKIFAIPIALSSADETWRKLDNLTFKQWLEQEGYHSPDLLWYLDYCCRDDYGQGIRQVSAFAGLHYFAARNNAETVLTWPEGLAHLSENLRRHAGLQEGWQWPSENRIRLEKPASINASAVKIKPLSDGRIEVWLRDNAKGETVAVTAQHVISAMPLMVAARIIDSPEQFGLDIPEYAPWLVSNFELHSFPKEKNNSELAWDNVVYGSQGLGYVVATNQLIRVAHPERTIFTAYAALNHDTPQAVRRQLLEASDEELLRLAAQDLLTAYGEGFWRHVSHVDITVRGHGMSVPKPGYLSDEALLKIRNRNVGLLFAHSDLSSYSVFEEALYWGVEAARKVLA, from the coding sequence ATGCTAACCCGCCGTCAATTTCTCAGCTATACCGCCGCGCTTAGTGCCGCCTCTGCTTTCTCTTGGCAGACTTATAAGTACCTCAACCGCAAACCGCCGGTTTCTATTAACCGTGTCGGCTTGCCGTTGGGGCATTTGTTGCGCGACGGGGAATTGCTGCAAGCGCCGACCCGTCGTTATGAATGCAATACGTTGATACTCGGCGGCGGTGCGGCGGGTTTGGGGGCGTTGTGGTATTTGGCGAAGCATAATCACTGTGATGTATTGTTGGCAGAAGGGTTTGAACGCAATGGCAACAATGCCGCCTATACGTCTTCAGACGGCCTGAAAGCGCCGAGCGGTGCGCATTATTTGGCTTTGCCGTCGAAAGAAAGCGTGTATGTGCGCGAGATGCTGGCGGATTTTGGTATTTTGCAGCCGGACGGCAGCTTTAGGGAAACCGATTTGGTCTATGCGCCCGAATCGCGCCTTTTATATCAGGATAAATGGGTGGAACATTTATTGCCGAAAGAAGATGCGGATTCCAAACGGTTTTTTGATTTAATAGGCCGTCTGAAACAGGCTTACGGCGATGACGGTAAGAAAATTTTTGCTATTCCGATTGCGCTGTCATCGGCCGATGAGACATGGCGCAAACTCGATAATCTGACGTTCAAACAATGGCTTGAGCAAGAAGGCTACCACTCGCCTGATCTTTTGTGGTATCTCGATTATTGTTGCCGCGACGATTACGGACAAGGCATCAGGCAAGTGTCTGCCTTTGCCGGACTGCATTATTTTGCCGCCCGCAACAATGCAGAAACCGTCCTCACTTGGCCCGAAGGTTTGGCGCATCTTTCTGAAAACCTGCGCCGTCATGCCGGTTTGCAGGAAGGCTGGCAATGGCCGTCTGAAAACCGTATCCGTTTGGAGAAGCCTGCTTCAATTAATGCTTCCGCCGTCAAAATCAAACCGCTTTCAGACGGCCGGATTGAAGTGTGGCTGCGTGATAATGCAAAAGGGGAAACCGTTGCCGTCACCGCGCAACACGTTATCTCCGCCATGCCGCTGATGGTTGCCGCCCGCATTATTGACTCTCCCGAACAATTTGGTCTGGACATCCCAGAATACGCGCCATGGCTGGTTTCTAATTTTGAACTGCACAGTTTCCCGAAAGAAAAAAACAACAGCGAACTTGCGTGGGACAATGTGGTTTATGGCAGCCAAGGGTTGGGCTATGTTGTTGCGACCAACCAGCTTATTCGGGTTGCCCATCCTGAACGCACGATTTTTACCGCCTACGCCGCGCTCAACCACGATACGCCACAAGCCGTCCGCCGCCAGCTGCTTGAAGCAAGCGACGAAGAGCTGCTCCGGCTTGCCGCACAAGATCTGCTTACCGCTTACGGCGAAGGCTTTTGGCGGCACGTTTCCCATGTTGACATTACCGTTCGGGGGCATGGCATGAGCGTGCCGAAACCCGGCTATTTAAGCGATGAGGCTTTATTAAAAATCAGAAATCGAAATGTCGGATTGTTGTTCGCACACAGTGATTTAAGCAGCTATTCGGTATTTGAAGAGGCTTTGTATTGGGGTGTGGAAGCGGCACGGAAAGTGTTGGCTTAA
- a CDS encoding SPFH domain-containing protein yields MFNFIKKQFIDVIQWPNPDDSLLMWRFPIADEEIQNGASLTVREAQMAMFVDEGVTADVFGPGRYTLNTQTLPVLTNLKNWDKLFESPFKSDVYFFNTKQQLARKWGTSQPVTVRDAEFGAVQLRSFGMYSYRISDPAKFFKEVSGVAAQYSGVDLENQLRNIAVTQLAAAFGSSGIPFLDMAANQVLLSQKIGELLGAEFAKLGLALENFTVESITLPASIQAALDKKISMGVIGDLGRYTQYQTAESIPLAAQNEGGLAGIGAGLGVGAGIGQAMAGAMSGMMQPNVQQAQQNAQPATEDPQAKLVKLKSLLDGGLISQEDFDKAKVEVLKQLIG; encoded by the coding sequence ATGTTCAACTTTATCAAGAAACAGTTTATCGACGTCATTCAATGGCCGAATCCCGATGACAGCCTGTTGATGTGGCGTTTTCCGATTGCCGATGAGGAGATCCAAAACGGTGCGAGCCTGACTGTGCGTGAGGCGCAGATGGCGATGTTTGTCGATGAAGGCGTAACCGCCGACGTGTTTGGGCCGGGGCGTTACACGCTCAATACGCAAACGCTGCCAGTGCTGACCAACTTGAAAAACTGGGACAAGCTTTTTGAATCCCCGTTTAAATCGGATGTTTACTTTTTCAATACCAAACAACAGCTCGCACGAAAATGGGGTACGTCCCAACCTGTTACCGTGCGCGATGCCGAATTTGGCGCGGTGCAACTGCGTTCGTTCGGTATGTATTCTTACCGCATCAGCGATCCGGCAAAATTCTTCAAAGAAGTCAGCGGCGTGGCGGCGCAATACAGCGGCGTAGACTTGGAAAACCAGCTGCGCAATATTGCAGTCACCCAATTGGCGGCCGCGTTTGGCAGCTCCGGTATCCCATTCTTGGATATGGCGGCGAACCAAGTTTTACTGTCGCAAAAAATCGGCGAGTTGCTTGGTGCGGAATTTGCCAAGCTGGGTTTGGCGTTGGAAAACTTCACTGTTGAGAGCATTACCTTGCCTGCGTCTATTCAGGCTGCGTTGGATAAGAAAATTTCGATGGGCGTTATCGGCGATTTGGGACGCTACACCCAATATCAAACCGCCGAATCCATCCCGCTTGCGGCACAAAATGAAGGCGGACTTGCCGGAATCGGTGCAGGCTTGGGCGTGGGTGCCGGTATTGGTCAGGCGATGGCGGGTGCCATGTCTGGCATGATGCAGCCGAATGTGCAACAGGCTCAGCAAAATGCTCAGCCGGCTACCGAAGATCCGCAGGCGAAATTGGTGAAACTCAAGTCTTTGCTGGATGGCGGTTTGATTTCGCAAGAAGATTTTGATAAGGCCAAGGTTGAAGTGTTGAAACAGTTGATTGGTTGA
- a CDS encoding GNAT family N-acetyltransferase has product MQYTIRPALRQDLPAIVDIYNSTVATRQSTADLSPTTVAEREIWFAAHTDKRPIYALYDTDGTVLAWGSFSDYHPRYAYHISAEVSIYVRHDMRGAGVGKILLRNMLERAPSLDIRNVIALVFGHNYPSLNLFHRFGFEEWGRLPQVCDLETMLADVVILGKRIVD; this is encoded by the coding sequence ATGCAATACACCATCCGCCCTGCCCTGCGCCAAGACTTGCCCGCCATCGTCGATATTTACAACAGCACCGTGGCCACGCGCCAATCCACCGCAGATTTGTCGCCGACCACGGTTGCCGAGCGTGAAATATGGTTTGCCGCGCACACGGACAAACGCCCGATCTACGCCCTTTACGATACCGACGGCACCGTATTGGCCTGGGGCAGTTTCAGCGACTACCATCCGCGCTACGCCTACCACATCAGCGCGGAAGTCAGCATTTATGTCCGCCACGATATGCGCGGCGCAGGTGTGGGCAAAATCCTGTTGCGGAATATGCTCGAACGCGCGCCGTCCTTAGACATCCGCAACGTCATCGCGCTTGTGTTCGGCCACAACTATCCGAGCCTGAACCTGTTTCACCGTTTTGGTTTTGAAGAATGGGGGCGGCTGCCGCAAGTCTGCGATTTAGAAACCATGTTGGCAGACGTGGTGATTTTGGGCAAAAGGATTGTCGATTGA
- the argS gene encoding arginine--tRNA ligase yields MNLYQTVEREAQAAFAAAGLSDSPVVLQAAKNPDFGDFQINGVMGAAKKAKQNPRELAQKVAEALADNAVIESAEVAGPGFINLRLRPEFLAQNIQTALNDARFGVAKTDKPQTVVIDYSSPNLAKEMHVGHLRSSIIGDSISRVLEFMGNTVIRQNHVGDWGTQFGMLVAYLVEQQKDNAAFELADLEQFYRAAKVRFDEDPAFADTAREYVVKLQGGDETVLALWKQFVDISLSHAQAVYDTLGLKLRPEDVAGESKYNDDLQPVVDDLVQKGLAVEDDGAKVVFLDEFKNKEGEPAAFIVQKQGGGFLYASTDLACLRYRVGTLHADRLLYVVDHRQALHFEQLFTTSRKAGYLPENVGAAFVGFGTMMGKDGKPFKTRSGDTVKLVDLLTEAVERATALVKEKNPELGADEAAKIGKTVGIGAVKYADLSKNRTSDYVFDWDAMLSFEGNTAPYLQYAYTRVQSVFRKAGEWDATAPTVLTEPLEKQLAAELLKFEDVLQSVADTAYPHYLAAYLYQIATLFSRFYEACPILKSEGATRNSRLQLAKLTGDTLKQGLELLGIDVLNVM; encoded by the coding sequence ATGAATTTATACCAAACCGTCGAACGTGAAGCCCAAGCAGCCTTTGCCGCTGCCGGTTTGTCCGACAGCCCCGTCGTATTGCAAGCGGCGAAAAATCCCGACTTCGGCGATTTCCAAATCAACGGCGTGATGGGTGCGGCGAAAAAAGCCAAACAAAATCCGCGCGAGTTGGCGCAAAAGGTGGCCGAAGCCTTAGCCGACAACGCTGTGATTGAAAGCGCGGAAGTGGCCGGCCCGGGCTTTATCAACCTGCGCCTGCGCCCTGAATTCCTCGCCCAAAACATTCAGACGGCCTTGAACGACGCGCGTTTCGGTGTGGCAAAAACCGACAAACCGCAAACTGTCGTCATCGACTATTCCTCGCCCAATCTGGCCAAAGAAATGCACGTCGGCCATCTGCGTTCCAGCATCATCGGCGACAGCATTTCGCGCGTATTGGAATTTATGGGCAACACCGTCATCCGCCAAAACCACGTCGGCGACTGGGGTACGCAGTTCGGCATGTTGGTCGCTTATTTGGTTGAGCAGCAAAAAGACAACGCCGCCTTCGAGCTGGCGGATTTGGAGCAGTTTTACCGCGCCGCCAAAGTGCGCTTTGACGAAGACCCTGCCTTTGCCGACACCGCGCGCGAATACGTTGTGAAGCTGCAAGGCGGCGATGAAACCGTGTTGGCGTTGTGGAAACAGTTTGTCGATATTTCGCTCTCGCATGCTCAAGCCGTTTACGACACGTTGGGCTTGAAGCTGCGCCCCGAAGACGTGGCGGGCGAATCGAAGTACAACGACGATTTGCAGCCCGTGGTCGATGATTTGGTTCAAAAAGGTCTGGCGGTCGAAGACGACGGCGCAAAAGTCGTATTCTTGGACGAGTTCAAAAACAAAGAAGGCGAACCCGCCGCATTTATCGTGCAAAAACAAGGCGGCGGCTTCCTTTATGCTTCCACCGACTTGGCGTGTTTACGCTACCGTGTCGGCACGCTTCATGCCGACCGCCTGCTGTACGTCGTCGACCATCGCCAAGCCCTGCACTTCGAACAACTCTTTACCACTTCCCGTAAAGCAGGCTATCTGCCGGAAAACGTCGGCGCGGCATTTGTCGGCTTCGGCACGATGATGGGCAAAGACGGCAAACCGTTCAAAACGCGCAGCGGCGACACCGTGAAACTGGTTGACCTGCTGACCGAAGCCGTCGAACGCGCTACGGCTTTGGTGAAAGAGAAAAATCCCGAATTGGGCGCGGATGAGGCGGCAAAAATCGGTAAAACCGTCGGCATCGGCGCGGTCAAATATGCCGATTTGAGCAAAAACCGCACCAGCGATTATGTGTTCGACTGGGACGCTATGCTCTCGTTTGAAGGCAACACCGCTCCTTACCTGCAATACGCCTATACCCGTGTGCAAAGCGTGTTCCGCAAAGCAGGCGAATGGGACGCAACTGCGCCAACCGTTTTGACCGAACCTTTGGAAAAACAACTGGCTGCCGAGCTGTTGAAATTTGAAGACGTACTGCAAAGCGTGGCAGATACTGCGTATCCGCACTACCTTGCTGCCTACCTCTATCAAATTGCTACCTTGTTCAGCCGCTTCTACGAAGCCTGCCCAATCCTGAAATCAGAAGGCGCAACCCGCAACAGCCGCCTGCAACTGGCGAAGCTGACCGGCGACACGCTGAAACAAGGCTTGGAGTTGTTGGGCATTGATGTATTGAATGTCATGTAA
- a CDS encoding DUF350 domain-containing protein, with the protein MSISLSQYLLYLQYMLAGVAMTVVFGAVYLRITPAEELRLIKNGNLACALSFGGALIGFCLTLASSIAHSVSFIDFILWGLAAAVIQIFVYFAATMMIKGATAELIGNNVAVGALLGAVSISIGILNAACLT; encoded by the coding sequence GTGAGTATTTCTCTGTCCCAATATCTGCTTTACCTGCAATATATGTTGGCAGGTGTCGCCATGACTGTCGTTTTCGGTGCCGTATATCTGCGGATTACCCCCGCTGAAGAATTGCGCCTGATTAAAAACGGCAACCTTGCCTGCGCCTTGTCATTTGGCGGCGCATTGATTGGTTTCTGTCTGACGCTTGCCTCAAGTATTGCCCACAGCGTCAGCTTCATCGATTTTATCCTGTGGGGACTTGCCGCAGCCGTGATTCAGATTTTTGTCTATTTCGCTGCGACAATGATGATTAAAGGCGCTACCGCAGAACTTATCGGCAACAATGTCGCCGTCGGCGCGTTGCTTGGTGCAGTGTCCATCTCGATCGGCATTTTGAATGCGGCTTGCTTGACTTGA